A region from the Benincasa hispida cultivar B227 chromosome 12, ASM972705v1, whole genome shotgun sequence genome encodes:
- the LOC120067758 gene encoding uncharacterized protein LOC120067758: protein MVNPTPTAAGDSDSDVSQLPIHSQVQKIKKEIEKIKHPSLQQSEMNTHLLLRGISISKPRSRSPLGLAAERPISVGN, encoded by the coding sequence ATGGTGAACCCCACGCCCACGGCGGCCGGCGATTCCGATTCCGACGTTTCTCAGCTTCCGATTCACAGCCAGGTTCAGAAGATCAAGAAGGAAATTGAGAAGATTAAGCATCCGTCTCTTCAGCAATCCGAGATGAACACTCACCTTCTTCTTCGCGGCATCTCGATTTCGAAGCCCCGATCTCGCTCCCCGCTAGGCCTTGCCGCCGAGAGGCCTATTTCCGTCGGGAATTAA